A genomic window from Cryobacterium sp. SO2 includes:
- a CDS encoding glycosyltransferase family 4 protein has product MKVAVVHSYYSSRQSSGENVVVDAQVAAMREFGLDVEVIAARTDDLEQAPGYASRAALRVATGRGGSPLEQIEAINPDVVHVHNLFPNWGTQWLSKWERPIVATVHNFRPVCAAGTLFRDGKVCTACPDSSALRAIQHACYRGSRVATLPLAVKSRGGVSGDRLLSRADRVILLTARARGLYEGFGLEPQKIEVIPNFVRDLGAVTEAPGRPGWAYTGRLSAEKGILNLVRHWPAMESLDVYGDGPLRGELEVLAKAHGKVTIHGSISHSEVPQALANARGLVFPSECPEGGVPQSYVEALSAGRMVVALGGSSAADDLIEAGAGVVFATWDELGQALDEAFQNVGIFSRRAREHYLANYRASTFLERMAALYDTMVDQSRSSHA; this is encoded by the coding sequence ATGAAGGTAGCTGTCGTCCACAGTTACTACTCCTCACGCCAATCCAGTGGCGAGAACGTTGTTGTGGATGCACAGGTGGCTGCGATGCGCGAGTTCGGCCTAGACGTCGAAGTGATAGCGGCAAGAACCGACGACCTCGAGCAGGCACCCGGCTACGCCTCGCGAGCCGCGCTACGGGTCGCCACGGGCCGCGGGGGATCGCCTCTCGAGCAGATTGAAGCCATTAATCCAGACGTGGTCCACGTGCACAACCTCTTCCCCAACTGGGGAACACAATGGCTGTCCAAGTGGGAGCGACCGATTGTGGCGACAGTGCACAATTTTCGGCCGGTTTGCGCCGCAGGCACCCTTTTTCGCGACGGCAAAGTGTGCACTGCCTGCCCAGATTCAAGTGCATTGAGGGCCATCCAACATGCGTGCTACCGCGGGTCACGGGTGGCGACCCTTCCCCTGGCCGTCAAGAGTCGAGGCGGAGTCTCGGGCGATCGCTTGCTCAGCAGAGCTGACAGGGTCATTCTGCTGACAGCCCGCGCGCGTGGCCTGTACGAGGGATTCGGACTTGAACCCCAGAAAATTGAGGTGATTCCGAACTTCGTGCGGGACTTGGGCGCCGTCACGGAGGCGCCGGGTCGACCGGGGTGGGCGTACACGGGCAGGCTGTCGGCTGAAAAGGGGATTCTCAACCTGGTCAGACATTGGCCGGCCATGGAGTCACTTGACGTCTACGGGGATGGACCACTTCGCGGCGAACTGGAAGTCCTGGCAAAAGCACATGGCAAGGTGACAATTCACGGCTCCATCAGTCACTCGGAAGTCCCCCAGGCGCTCGCGAACGCGCGTGGACTCGTCTTCCCAAGCGAATGCCCGGAGGGAGGCGTTCCACAGTCTTATGTCGAAGCGCTGTCGGCGGGGCGCATGGTCGTTGCCTTGGGCGGCAGCAGCGCTGCAGATGACCTCATTGAGGCCGGCGCCGGTGTCGTCTTTGCCACCTGGGATGAGCTCGGCCAGGCACTCGACGAGGCCTTTCAGAACGTTGGCATCTTCAGTCGTCGTGCGAGGGAACACTACTTGGCGAATTATCGGGCCAGCACGTTTCTCGAGCGCATGGCTGCCCTCTACGACACGATGGTCGATCAATCCAGGTCATCGCATGCCTAG
- a CDS encoding glycosyltransferase family 4 protein: MILQEYIPEYRVAFFETLQALCAAEGIALTVASGRANADQALRGDGASLTVAEPILQREWLILGRRVVLRKTREVLEGADLVIMEQARRNADAYRLLLPRRPGSLKIALWGHGRDYTRPTKVWDRTLQRLLTTRAAWFFAYTQGGADAVAAQGVNRAKITVVQNSIDTAALRASIDGVSAVMMDEFNRRHNLRGRTALFVGALDESKRLSFLVDAARLCYSANPDFRLLVAGDGPLRSWLEGQANTFPWLGYLGALTGDSKALALASSQVLAMPGRVGLVAVDSFSAQIPIVTTNWQWHAPEFEYLIDGTNAVVSVDSTEEYSGALSRVLDDPALLLQLGAGCARSSEEVTIDAMAMNFLGGIRGALGAGRA; encoded by the coding sequence GTGATCCTGCAGGAGTACATTCCCGAATACAGAGTCGCGTTCTTTGAGACGCTTCAGGCTCTGTGCGCCGCCGAGGGCATCGCTCTCACCGTTGCATCCGGCAGAGCCAACGCTGACCAGGCACTGCGGGGAGATGGGGCTAGCCTCACCGTTGCCGAGCCGATACTGCAGCGCGAATGGTTGATTCTGGGCCGCAGGGTGGTACTGCGAAAGACACGGGAGGTCCTTGAGGGTGCCGATCTCGTCATTATGGAGCAGGCGCGTCGAAATGCCGATGCTTACCGCCTCTTGCTGCCACGACGTCCCGGCTCGCTCAAAATCGCGCTCTGGGGGCATGGACGTGACTACACCCGACCCACCAAAGTGTGGGATCGGACCCTGCAGCGGCTGCTGACAACACGGGCAGCCTGGTTCTTCGCATACACGCAAGGTGGGGCAGATGCCGTTGCCGCGCAGGGAGTCAACCGTGCGAAGATCACTGTTGTGCAGAATTCCATTGATACCGCCGCTCTCCGGGCGAGCATCGATGGCGTGTCCGCCGTAATGATGGACGAGTTCAATCGGCGGCACAATCTTCGCGGCCGGACTGCCTTATTCGTCGGAGCCCTGGACGAGTCCAAACGGCTTTCCTTCTTGGTCGATGCAGCCCGACTCTGCTACAGCGCGAACCCAGATTTTCGACTTTTGGTGGCCGGCGACGGCCCGCTGCGGTCCTGGCTCGAGGGCCAAGCGAATACGTTCCCGTGGCTCGGTTACCTAGGGGCGCTGACGGGGGACAGTAAGGCGCTTGCCCTGGCGTCCTCTCAAGTGCTTGCTATGCCCGGCCGGGTGGGTCTCGTCGCGGTCGATAGTTTCAGCGCCCAAATCCCGATCGTCACGACAAATTGGCAGTGGCACGCACCTGAATTTGAGTATCTGATCGATGGAACCAACGCTGTCGTCTCCGTGGACTCGACGGAGGAATACTCTGGGGCTCTCTCGCGCGTACTCGACGACCCGGCGTTGCTCCTCCAATTGGGAGCGGGCTGCGCCCGATCCAGCGAAGAGGTAACGATAGACGCGATGGCGATGAATTTCCTCGGCGGGATTCGTGGCGCGCTGGGCGCCGGTCGAGCATGA
- a CDS encoding glycosyltransferase, translating to MSFSVIMACHNRRPLTINAIRRAKASADAAGVVVRFTVFDDGSTDGTAQALAQEPSEIAVVQGDGTAFWARGMAAAEEAALAAGSASDSETLVWLNDDVVLDLDAFTRLKTVLEKHPDSIVAGAMREPATAGVSYSGLNRSGLHPLRFERVQPADSVQGVDTFNGNLVAVPAQVAHRLTGIDGGFSHALADIDYGLRASRLGIPVLLAAGTFGECAANQPAPIRGVIEEWRAFTGYKGGGNFASLKRILQRSNRRSWSLIIAVTYALWWARRLGRTPQGKA from the coding sequence ATGAGTTTTTCCGTGATCATGGCCTGCCACAATCGCAGGCCCCTAACAATCAATGCCATCCGACGGGCGAAGGCGTCCGCCGATGCCGCAGGAGTCGTCGTTCGGTTCACGGTGTTCGACGACGGCTCGACCGACGGCACGGCACAGGCACTCGCGCAGGAGCCCTCTGAGATCGCCGTTGTCCAGGGCGACGGCACCGCCTTCTGGGCGCGAGGAATGGCTGCGGCCGAGGAGGCCGCCCTGGCGGCGGGCAGCGCGAGCGACAGTGAAACGCTGGTGTGGCTCAACGACGACGTGGTCTTGGATCTAGATGCGTTCACTCGCTTGAAGACAGTCTTGGAAAAGCATCCAGACTCGATTGTGGCCGGCGCGATGCGGGAACCGGCAACAGCGGGCGTGAGTTATTCGGGACTGAATAGAAGTGGGCTCCACCCGTTGCGGTTCGAGCGGGTGCAGCCCGCCGACTCCGTACAGGGGGTCGACACCTTCAACGGCAATCTCGTTGCTGTGCCAGCGCAGGTAGCACACCGTCTGACCGGTATCGATGGCGGTTTCTCGCATGCCTTGGCAGACATTGACTACGGTTTGAGGGCATCCCGTCTCGGAATACCCGTGCTGCTCGCTGCGGGCACTTTCGGCGAATGCGCAGCGAACCAACCCGCTCCGATTCGCGGTGTCATCGAAGAGTGGCGTGCATTTACCGGGTACAAAGGCGGAGGGAACTTCGCCTCTCTAAAGCGAATCCTGCAACGTAGCAACAGAAGATCTTGGAGCTTGATAATCGCAGTCACCTACGCCCTGTGGTGGGCGCGTCGCCTTGGCAGAACTCCCCAAGGAAAGGCGTAG
- a CDS encoding WecB/TagA/CpsF family glycosyltransferase: protein MSTSIENEARGASEQAHVTQWVGPVEFVSSDSLRAVHQILDLVHDGRGVHVHLANAYTVSLADTSPEYRSVLAAPAINFPDGKPIGWTSALRGHSPALRQVRGPQLFLDVFDAGRAHGIKHFLLGSTPEVLASLQLVLADRFPGVQIVGVESPPFRPLSPEELAAQDSRIRDTAADIVWVGLGTPKQDVEAQRLAGSLPIVAVAIGAAFDFAAGTIRPAPAWVTAIGFEWAYRFAREPRRLWKRYVFGNARFVKTALLSKPRPAPTSTKIRG, encoded by the coding sequence ATGAGTACCAGCATCGAGAATGAAGCCAGGGGCGCCAGCGAGCAGGCTCATGTCACGCAGTGGGTCGGACCGGTGGAGTTCGTATCCAGCGATTCGCTGCGGGCCGTTCATCAGATTCTTGACCTCGTGCACGATGGACGAGGGGTGCACGTTCACTTGGCGAACGCGTACACCGTGTCACTGGCCGATACCTCACCTGAATATAGGAGTGTCCTCGCCGCACCGGCGATCAATTTCCCTGATGGAAAGCCCATCGGCTGGACTTCGGCCCTTCGCGGCCACTCACCCGCGCTGCGGCAGGTCCGCGGGCCTCAGCTGTTCCTGGATGTCTTTGATGCGGGGCGGGCCCACGGAATCAAGCACTTCCTGCTGGGGTCCACACCCGAGGTGCTCGCCTCTCTGCAGCTGGTGCTCGCCGACCGTTTCCCCGGCGTGCAAATCGTCGGCGTCGAAAGTCCACCCTTTCGCCCCCTCTCCCCCGAAGAACTGGCCGCGCAAGACTCCCGCATCCGCGACACGGCGGCAGACATCGTTTGGGTCGGCCTGGGCACCCCCAAACAGGATGTGGAGGCTCAGCGTCTCGCGGGCAGCCTGCCAATCGTTGCGGTAGCGATCGGGGCCGCGTTTGACTTCGCCGCTGGCACCATTCGCCCCGCCCCGGCCTGGGTGACAGCGATTGGCTTCGAATGGGCCTACCGTTTTGCGCGTGAGCCAAGGCGGCTATGGAAACGATACGTATTCGGAAACGCACGTTTCGTCAAGACGGCTCTACTTTCGAAGCCGCGCCCAGCGCCCACCTCGACGAAAATTCGCGGATGA
- a CDS encoding acyltransferase gives MRRNTLEARGPVVLRTLNANAVIRIGDDTGLTSATVSSAQQISIGARVLIGAGVLITDSDHHVVLPPSTVSRRYLGPPTPRESDRVLIENDVFLGARSIVLKGVTIGEGSVIGAGSVVASSIPPWSIAAGNPCRVIGTSQN, from the coding sequence ATGCGTCGCAACACCTTGGAAGCACGGGGTCCGGTCGTTCTTCGCACACTCAACGCCAACGCGGTCATCAGAATCGGTGACGATACGGGTCTCACCAGTGCCACGGTGAGTTCGGCGCAGCAAATCTCCATCGGTGCCCGAGTCTTGATTGGAGCGGGCGTCCTCATAACCGATTCCGACCATCACGTCGTTCTACCCCCGTCCACAGTCTCCCGGCGATACCTTGGTCCTCCCACTCCGCGCGAGTCGGATCGAGTCCTCATCGAGAATGACGTATTCCTGGGTGCGCGAAGCATCGTGCTCAAGGGCGTGACGATCGGTGAAGGATCGGTGATCGGTGCCGGTTCCGTAGTCGCGTCGAGTATTCCGCCGTGGTCGATCGCGGCCGGCAACCCATGCCGTGTCATTGGAACGAGTCAGAATTGA